From the genome of Ziziphus jujuba cultivar Dongzao chromosome 6, ASM3175591v1, one region includes:
- the LOC107430525 gene encoding beta-amylase 8 produces MNDDSLRNDLDPQSDQSSDYLSHSHPHPHPHHPLQPHQLQPQSQPQTQTQTRRPRGFAAAAAAAAAAGMGTASGASSADAAATSSAGKGKREREKEKERTKLRERHRRAITSRMLAGLRQYGNFPLPARADMNDVLAALAREAGWVVEADGTTYRQSPPPSQLTTTYPLRSVESPLSASSLKNCSVKATLDSQPPSVLRIDESLSPASLDSVVIAERDTKNEKYASTSPINSVECLEADQLMQDIHSGEHGNDFTGTPYVPVYVMLATGVINNFCQLVDPEGVRQQLSHMQSLNVDGVVVDCWWGIVEGWSPQKYTWSGYRDLFNIIREFKLKLQVVMAFHEYGGSEAGDALITIPQWVLEIGKDNQDIFFTDREGRRNTECLSWGIDKERVLLGRTAIEVYFDFMRSFRTEFDDLFAEGLICAVEIGLGASGELKYPSFSERMGWRYPGIGEFQCYDKYLQQSLRKAAKLRGHSFWARGPDNSGQYNSRPHETGFFCERGDYDSYYGRFFLNWYAQSLIDHADNVLSLASLAFEETKIVVKVPAVYWWYRTSSHAAELTSGYYNPTNQDGYAPVFDVLRKYSVTVKFVCPGMQISSQDNDEALADPESLSWQVLNSAWDRGLIIAGENALSCYDREGCMRAVQMAKPRNDPDHHHFLFFVYHQPSPLVQGTICFSELDYFIKCMHGEIAGDLVS; encoded by the exons ATGAACGACGACAGCCTGAGAAACGATCTGGACCCCCAAAGCGACCAGAGCTCCGACTACTTGTCGCATTCACATCCCCATCCCCATCCCCACCACCCTCTTCAGCCCCACCAGCTCCAGCCCCAGTCACAGCCTCAGACTCAGACTCAGACTCGCCGGCCCCGGGGTTTTGCTGCCGCGGCGGCTGCTGCTGCGGCTGCCGGAATGGGCACTGCCTCCGGCGCCAGCTCTGCGGATGCCGCCGCAACTTCGAGTGCCGGGAAGGgcaaaagagagagggagaaggagaaggagaggACGAAGCTGCGGGAGCGTCACCGCCGAGCCATCACCAGCCGGATGCTCGCTGGGCTCAGACAGTACGGAAACTTCCCTCTCCCGGCTCGCGCCGACATGAATGACGTGCTGGCGGCGTTGGCTCGCGAAGCCGGATGGGTCGTCGAGGCCGATGGTACCACCTATAGACAGTCTCCCCCTCCATCTCAACTG ACAACAACATATCCTCTGAGGTCAGTTGAAAGCCCACTCTCAGCTAGTTCCTTGAAGAATTGCTCTGTGAAAGCAACATTAGACAGTCAGCCACCATCGGTGCTCAGAATTGATGAGAGCTTGTCACCAGCATCTCTTGATTCTGTTGTAATAGCAGAGAGGGATACAAAGAATGAGAAATATGCTAGTACCAGCCCCATAAATTCGGTTGAATGCCTAGAGGCTGATCAA CTTATGCAAGATATTCATTCCGGGGAGCATGGGAATGATTTTACAGGCACACCTTATGTTCCTGTGTATGTAATGCTTGCA ACTGGTGTTATCAATAATTTCTGCCAGTTGGTTGATCCTGAAGGTGTGAGACAGCAGCTAAGTCATATGCAGTCTTTAAATGTAGATGGTGTTGTTGTTGATTGTTGGTGGGGAATCGTTGAAGGCTGGAGCCCACAAAAATACACTTGGTCTGGTTATAGAGATCTTTTCAACATCATACGGgagttcaaattaaaattgcag GTTGTAATGGCGTTTCATGAATATGGTGGAAGTGAGGCTGGTGATGCACTGATCACAATTCCGCAGTGGGTTTTAGAGATTGGAAAGGACAATCAAGACATATTCTTCACTGATCGTGAAGGGAGGAGGAATACTGAATGTCTATCTTGGGGCATTGACAAAGAACGGGTTTTACTAGGAAGGACTGCTATTGAG GTCTATTTTGATTTCATGAGAAGCTTCCGCACCGAGTTTGATGACCTGTTTGCTGAGGGGCTCATTTGTGCAGTAGAAATTGGACTTGGAGCATCTGGGGAGCTTAAGTATCCATCTTTTTCAGAAAGAATGGGATGGAGATATCCTGGTATCGGTGAGTTCCAG TGCTATGATAAATACCTACAACAAAGTCTTAGGAAAGCAGCAAAATTGCGTGGGCACTCATTTTGGGCTAGGGGACCTGATAATTCTGGTCAATACAATTCTAGGCCACATGAAACTGGCTTTTTTTGTGAAAGAGGTGATTATGACAGCTATTATGGGAGATTTTTCCTCAATTGGTATGCCCAGTCACTAATTGACCATGCAGATAATGTTTTGTCTCTTGCAAGCCTTGCATTTGAGGAAACAAAAATTGTTGTTAAG GTTCCAGCAGTTTATTGGTGGTACAGGACTTCTAGTCATGCAGCAGAGCTTACTTCTGGATACTACAACCCTACAAATCAGGATGGTTATGCTCCAGTTTTTGATGTTTTAAGGAAATATTCTGTGACAGTGAAATTTGTTTGCCCAGGCATGCAGATTTCCAGTCAGGATAATGATGAAGCTTTGGCTGATCCAGAAAGTTTAAGTTGGCAG GTTTTAAACTCTGCCTGGGATCGAGGATTGATTATAGCAGGTGAAAATGCACTATCATGTTATGATAGGGAAGGATGCATGAGAGCTGTTCAGATGGCCAAGCCAAGAAATGATCCTGATCATCATCATTTCTTATTCTTTGTATATCATCAGCCATCTCCTCTTGTTCAAGGAACTATTTGCTTCTCAGAGTTGGATTACTTCATAAAGTGCATGCATG GTGAAATAGCAGGTGATCTTGTATCCTGA
- the LOC107430579 gene encoding uncharacterized protein LOC107430579 isoform X2, with product MGSSGSKATSSSSSSSSTPSSTATTTWSSSSGSGSGRRGRSKGHRVFQYSCLGTTSRSHESDNDDQVCDPRNKENGSNSLYRNRNGSESDQEKIECYRKVKVEKSDEVPSISSNVEWGQGNLTDSAARSGSSSARASSNQSLHPSSRFLSRFSFIPGNVSFRLSRATSLGSSRSYPLPSTSVTILNNEDEVQLHTGSANGLADRDESPRNNNRLTTSLSNQRPTLYCEDTSANLQLDTPASVFSDNLGDEQTSSSTQDVVRHGDCMGVGFDINSCSQRTHTEMESIGTRIADRHAGAREPVERNVRFSRTLSVGRLRDRVLRRSSLSDFTFCPMQQVGEVRETSQGSGTQAWGDESRTLASEGNGVTSPNVSGYPPPSMSSSLFGIQDYEAEASQSREARYHDLLEHRSNFLERRRRIRSQVRALQRLGSRFENLSGHERSCIVSGQHRTGRCTCRMSSRDSHVNDETSARASISRIVMLAEALFEQSVVLSSRPSVSSIGSVPAPIEVVESLPVKLYTKLQRQQNEEAAQCYICLVEYEEGDRMRILPCHHEFHKSCVDKWLKEIHRVCPLCRGDICRSDSLPTEN from the exons ATGGGATCCAGTGGTAGCAAAGCGACGTCATCGTCGTCCTCGTCGTCGTCGACGCCGTCTTCGACTGCGACAACAACATGGTCTTCGTCGTCTGGAAGTGGTAGTGGTCGGAGGGGTCGATCTAAAGGGCACAGAGTTTTCCAATACTCTTGTCTCGGAACCACTTCTCGATCTCACGAAAGCGACAATGATGACCAG GTTTGTGATCCTCGGAATAAAGAAAATGGAAGTAATTCCCTGTACAGAAATCGTAATGGGTCTGAGTCAGATCAAGAAAAAATTGAGTGTTACAGAAAGGTCAAGGTTGAGAAGTCTGATGAAGTGCCTTCTATATCTTCAAATGTGGAGTGGGGTCAAGGTAATCTTACCGATTCTGCAGCCAGAAGTGGTAGTAGCTCTGCTCGAGCTTCTTCTAATCAATCCTTGCATCCTTCTAGTCGCTTCCTCTCTCGCTTTAGTTTCATTCCAGGTAATGTAAGCTTCAGACTAAGCAGGGCAACCAGTTTAGGGTCATCCAGATCTTATCCTCTTCCTTCAACAAGTGTCACAATATTGAACAATGAAGACGAGGTTCAGCTACACACAGGATCTGCCAATGGTTTGGCTGATAGAGATGAAAGTCCACGAAATAACAACCGGCTTACTACTTCACTGAGTAATCAAAGGCCTACACTTTATTGTGAAGATACTTCTGCTAACTTGCAACTCGACACTCCAGCATCTGTTTTTTCTGACAACTTGGGAGATGAGCAGACAAGTTCTTCTACTCAAGATGTTGTTAGACATGGTGATTGTATGGGAGTGGGGTTTGATATAAACTCTTGCTCTCAAAGAACTCATACTGAAATGGAAAGCATTGGAACTAGAATTGCTGATAGGCATGCTGGAGCTAGAGAACCTGTTGAGCGGAATGTTCGTTTTAGTAGAACTCTTAGTGTGGGAAGACTACGTGATAGAGTTCTCCGACGATCATCATTGTCTGACTTCACATTTTGTCCCATGCAGCAAGTGGGAGAAGTGAGAGAAACCAGTCAGGGTAGTGGGACACAGGCTTGGGGGGATGAGTCGAGAACCTTGGCATCTGAAGGTAATGGGGTAACCTCCCCAAATGTATCTGGTTATCCTCCACCTAGTATGTCTAGCTCATTATTTGGTATCCAAGATTATGAGGCAGAAGCATCGCAGTCAAGGGAAGCCAGGTATCATGATCTACTGGAACATAGGTCGAATTTCCTTGAAAGGAGAAGAAGGATACGATCCCAG GTTCGTGCTCTTCAGCGGTTGGGAAGCCGTTTTGAAAACCTGTCTGGACATGAGAGGTCTTGTATTGTATCTGGACAACATAGAACAGGCCGTTGTACTTGTCGTATGAGTAGCCGGGATTCCCATGTAAATGATGAAACCAGTGCAAGGGCTAGCATATCAAGAATTGTCATGCTCGCTGAGGCTCTGTTCGAG CAATCTGTGGTTTTATCCTCCCGACCTTCTGTATCTTCAATTGGATCTGTTCCTGCACCAATTGAAGTTGTTGAATCTTTGCCTGTCAAGTTATACACCAAGTTACAAAGACAGCAGAATGAGGAGGCTGCACA ATGTTATATATGCCTTGTGGAGTACGAGGAAGGAGACAGAATGCGAATATTGCCTTGCCATCATGAATTTCACAAATCATGTGTTGACAAGTGGCTAAAGGAGATTCATAG GGTATGCCCTCTTTGTCGCGGGGATATATGCAGATCTGATTCACTGCCAACAGAGAACTAA
- the LOC107430579 gene encoding uncharacterized protein LOC107430579 isoform X1 — translation MGSSGSKATSSSSSSSSTPSSTATTTWSSSSGSGSGRRGRSKGHRVFQYSCLGTTSRSHESDNDDQVCDPRNKENGSNSLYRNRNGSESDQEKIECYRKVKVEKSDEVPSISSNVEWGQGNLTDSAARSGSSSARASSNQSLHPSSRFLSRFSFIPGNVSFRLSRATSLGSSRSYPLPSTSVTILNNEDEVQLHTGSANGLADRDESPRNNNRLTTSLSNQRPTLYCEDTSANLQLDTPASVFSDNLGDEQTSSSTQDVVRHGDCMGVGFDINSCSQRTHTEMESIGTRIADRHAGAREPVERNVRFSRTLSVGRLRDRVLRRSSLSDFTFCPMQQVGEVRETSQGSGTQAWGDESRTLASEGNGVTSPNVSGYPPPSMSSSLFGIQDYEAEASQSREARYHDLLEHRSNFLERRRRIRSQVRALQRLGSRFENLSGHERSCIVSGQHRTGRCTCRMSSRDSHVNDETSARASISRIVMLAEALFEVLDEIHQQSVVLSSRPSVSSIGSVPAPIEVVESLPVKLYTKLQRQQNEEAAQCYICLVEYEEGDRMRILPCHHEFHKSCVDKWLKEIHRVCPLCRGDICRSDSLPTEN, via the exons ATGGGATCCAGTGGTAGCAAAGCGACGTCATCGTCGTCCTCGTCGTCGTCGACGCCGTCTTCGACTGCGACAACAACATGGTCTTCGTCGTCTGGAAGTGGTAGTGGTCGGAGGGGTCGATCTAAAGGGCACAGAGTTTTCCAATACTCTTGTCTCGGAACCACTTCTCGATCTCACGAAAGCGACAATGATGACCAG GTTTGTGATCCTCGGAATAAAGAAAATGGAAGTAATTCCCTGTACAGAAATCGTAATGGGTCTGAGTCAGATCAAGAAAAAATTGAGTGTTACAGAAAGGTCAAGGTTGAGAAGTCTGATGAAGTGCCTTCTATATCTTCAAATGTGGAGTGGGGTCAAGGTAATCTTACCGATTCTGCAGCCAGAAGTGGTAGTAGCTCTGCTCGAGCTTCTTCTAATCAATCCTTGCATCCTTCTAGTCGCTTCCTCTCTCGCTTTAGTTTCATTCCAGGTAATGTAAGCTTCAGACTAAGCAGGGCAACCAGTTTAGGGTCATCCAGATCTTATCCTCTTCCTTCAACAAGTGTCACAATATTGAACAATGAAGACGAGGTTCAGCTACACACAGGATCTGCCAATGGTTTGGCTGATAGAGATGAAAGTCCACGAAATAACAACCGGCTTACTACTTCACTGAGTAATCAAAGGCCTACACTTTATTGTGAAGATACTTCTGCTAACTTGCAACTCGACACTCCAGCATCTGTTTTTTCTGACAACTTGGGAGATGAGCAGACAAGTTCTTCTACTCAAGATGTTGTTAGACATGGTGATTGTATGGGAGTGGGGTTTGATATAAACTCTTGCTCTCAAAGAACTCATACTGAAATGGAAAGCATTGGAACTAGAATTGCTGATAGGCATGCTGGAGCTAGAGAACCTGTTGAGCGGAATGTTCGTTTTAGTAGAACTCTTAGTGTGGGAAGACTACGTGATAGAGTTCTCCGACGATCATCATTGTCTGACTTCACATTTTGTCCCATGCAGCAAGTGGGAGAAGTGAGAGAAACCAGTCAGGGTAGTGGGACACAGGCTTGGGGGGATGAGTCGAGAACCTTGGCATCTGAAGGTAATGGGGTAACCTCCCCAAATGTATCTGGTTATCCTCCACCTAGTATGTCTAGCTCATTATTTGGTATCCAAGATTATGAGGCAGAAGCATCGCAGTCAAGGGAAGCCAGGTATCATGATCTACTGGAACATAGGTCGAATTTCCTTGAAAGGAGAAGAAGGATACGATCCCAG GTTCGTGCTCTTCAGCGGTTGGGAAGCCGTTTTGAAAACCTGTCTGGACATGAGAGGTCTTGTATTGTATCTGGACAACATAGAACAGGCCGTTGTACTTGTCGTATGAGTAGCCGGGATTCCCATGTAAATGATGAAACCAGTGCAAGGGCTAGCATATCAAGAATTGTCATGCTCGCTGAGGCTCTGTTCGAG GTTCTGGATGAAATTCACCAGCAATCTGTGGTTTTATCCTCCCGACCTTCTGTATCTTCAATTGGATCTGTTCCTGCACCAATTGAAGTTGTTGAATCTTTGCCTGTCAAGTTATACACCAAGTTACAAAGACAGCAGAATGAGGAGGCTGCACA ATGTTATATATGCCTTGTGGAGTACGAGGAAGGAGACAGAATGCGAATATTGCCTTGCCATCATGAATTTCACAAATCATGTGTTGACAAGTGGCTAAAGGAGATTCATAG GGTATGCCCTCTTTGTCGCGGGGATATATGCAGATCTGATTCACTGCCAACAGAGAACTAA
- the LOC107430581 gene encoding uncharacterized protein LOC107430581 isoform X1, which translates to MFLLLVFTSTNRGLYKFICNFSKVAMDWSFVNKAWDKWASVNIGSSVEPLKAALLINYDPTGPSRLLSTIAAQEGIKVTPIELAHFMDFIKGDKIQTESFIIGLNQYIITSIHENWFCARCMNTSKPAGEGAIVMQTAAFILVALYDGSIGSASRAMSAVDQFASQLCRRNL; encoded by the exons ATGTTTCTTTTGTTGGTTTTTACATCAACAAACAGaggattatataaatttatttgcaaTTTCAGTAAGGTCGCAATGGATTGGAGTTTTGTAAATAAAGCTTGGGACAAGTGGGCTTCTGTCAATATTGGCTCTTCTG TTGAGCCATTGAAAGCTGCTCTTCTAATCAACTATGATCCAACCGGACCGTCTCGATTGCTGTCCACCAT TGCAGCACAAGAAGGAATAAAAGTAACACCCATTGAGTTGGCCCATTTTATGGATTTTATCAAAGGTGACAAGATCCAGACAGAGAGCTTCATTATTGGGTTAAATCAAT ATATTATCACTTCAATTCATGAGAATTGGTTTTGCGCAAGGTGCATGAACACATCAAAGCCTGCTGGTGAAGGTGCTATTGTTATGCAAACAGCAGCATTTATCTTGGTTGCACT GTATGATGGTTCTATTGGCTCAGCATCTCGCGCTATGAGTGCAGTTGATCAGTTTGCATCACAATTGTGTCGAAGAAATCTATAA
- the LOC107430581 gene encoding uncharacterized protein LOC107430581 isoform X2 — protein sequence MDWSFVNKAWDKWASVNIGSSVEPLKAALLINYDPTGPSRLLSTIAAQEGIKVTPIELAHFMDFIKGDKIQTESFIIGLNQYIITSIHENWFCARCMNTSKPAGEGAIVMQTAAFILVALYDGSIGSASRAMSAVDQFASQLCRRNL from the exons ATGGATTGGAGTTTTGTAAATAAAGCTTGGGACAAGTGGGCTTCTGTCAATATTGGCTCTTCTG TTGAGCCATTGAAAGCTGCTCTTCTAATCAACTATGATCCAACCGGACCGTCTCGATTGCTGTCCACCAT TGCAGCACAAGAAGGAATAAAAGTAACACCCATTGAGTTGGCCCATTTTATGGATTTTATCAAAGGTGACAAGATCCAGACAGAGAGCTTCATTATTGGGTTAAATCAAT ATATTATCACTTCAATTCATGAGAATTGGTTTTGCGCAAGGTGCATGAACACATCAAAGCCTGCTGGTGAAGGTGCTATTGTTATGCAAACAGCAGCATTTATCTTGGTTGCACT GTATGATGGTTCTATTGGCTCAGCATCTCGCGCTATGAGTGCAGTTGATCAGTTTGCATCACAATTGTGTCGAAGAAATCTATAA
- the LOC107430580 gene encoding pectin acetylesterase 8 — MVNTRLGQWLSLFVCLLVLLKAEGIPVGITYVQSAVAKGAVCLDGSPPAYHFSEGFGAGINNWLVHIEGGGWCNNVTTCLARTKTRLGSSKLMVKEVAFSGMLSNKQKFNPDFYNWNRIKVRYCDGASFTGDVEAVNPATNLHFRGARVFVAIIEDLLAKGMKNAKNAILSGCSAGGLTSILHCDRFRSLLPLSTKVKCLADAGYFINAKDVSGAQHIENFYSEVVSTHSSAKNLPASCTSRLSPGLCFFPQNVAPQIQTPIFFVNAAYDSWQIKNILAPGVADPHGTWHSCKIDVKNCSPVQLKTMQEFRVQFLSAISGLSTSTSKGLFIDSCYAHCQTEMQETWLRDDSPVLGKTTIAKAVGDWYYDRSPFMKIDCPYPCNPTCHNRVFDSNEHLD, encoded by the exons ATGGTCAATACAAGATTAGGTCAATGGTTAAGCCTTTTCGTATGTTTACTGGTATTGCTGAAAGCGGAAGGCATTCCTGTGGGAATCACTTATGTCCAGAGTGCGGTAGCCAAAGGAGCTG TTTGTTTGGATGGAAGCCCACCAGCTTATCACTTTAGTGAGGGATTTGGTGCTGGAATCAACAATTGGTTGGTTCACATCGAG GGAGGAGGATGGTGCAATAATGTAACAACTTGCCTTGCCCGTACAAAGACTCGATTAGGTTCATCTAAGCTAATGGTAAAGGAAGTTGCATTTTCTGGGATGCTAAgcaacaaacaaaaatttaatcctG ACTTCTACAACTGGAATAGAATCAAGGTGAGGTATTGTGATGGGGCATCATTCACTGGTGATGTGGAAGCAGTAAACCCA GCTACCAATCTTCACTTCAGAGGAGCAAGGGTGTTTGTTGCCATCATTGAGGATTTATTAGCAAAAGGAATGAAAAATGCTAAAAAT GCTATCCTttctggttgttctgctggtgGATTGACATCTATCCTGCATTGTGATAGATTCCGTTCGCTATTACCTTTGAGTACTAAAGTAAAATGTCTTGCAGATGCTGGTTATTTTATTAATGC AAAGGATGTTTCTGGAGCGCAGCacattgaaaatttttacaGTGAAGTTGTTTCAACACAT AGTTCAGCGAAGAATTTGCCTGCGTCATGTACTTCCAGATTGAGTCCAGGCTTG TGCTTCTTCCCGCAAAATGTGGCTCCACAAATCCAGACACCGATATTTTTTGTAAATGCAGCCTATGATTCATGGCAG ATAAAGAACATTTTGGCGCCTGGTGTTGCGGATCCTCATGGGACCTGGCACAGTTGCAAGATTGATGTAAAAAACTGCTCACCAGTTCAACTCAAAACCATGCAAG AATTCAGGGTGCAGTTTTTAAGTGCAATCAGTGGACTTAGCACCTCGACATCTAAAGGACTATTCATAGACTCATGCTATGCTCACTGCCAAACTGAAATGCAGGAAACATGGTTAAGAGATGACTCACCAGTGCTGGGCAAAACT ACAATTGCAAAGGCAGTTGGAGACTGGTATTATGATCGAAGTCCTTTCATGAAGATAGATTGTCCTTACCCTTGCAACCCAACCTGCCATAACCGTGTTTTCGATTCAAATGAACACCTAGACTAG